Within the Candidatus Methylomirabilota bacterium genome, the region GAGGGTGGGACGGCTCGTGCGCCGCACCTATGGAGTGTAGGGGCATGCGGGAATCGGACGATCTGCATCCGGTTCAGCATGAGGCAGGGTGGACCGCCAACCGGCAGTGGACTGAGGAGCGGGATCGCCTGCACGCCGTCCTGGAAGCCACCTCCGACGGGATCGCGCTGTTTGACTACGAAGGTCGGCTGCTGCTCGCCAACCTGGTGTTCCGTAAGTTCTTTGGAGTGATCCCCGAAGGATTGGCGCATGAGGATCCGGCTGCGACCCTTGTATTCCTGAAATCCCGGGTAAAGAACCCTGCCGAGTTTGAGCGAAGCTTCCGGGGGCTTCTGCTGCATCCTGAGACGACGGAACGCGATACGATCGAGCTGAAGCTCCCTTATCCGCGTGTCCTGCTACGCATACGCACCCCGGTACGGGATGAGGCGAGAGCCGTGATCGGGCACGTACATACCCTTCGGGATGTGACCGTGGAGCGGGAGATCGCGCAGATGAAGTCGGAATTTGTCTCCACCGTCTCGCATGAGTTGCGGACTCCCCTTACTTCTATTAAAGGCTCCCTGCAGCTTATCATGGGGAACCCGCAGGAACTGCTCCCATTTCAGCAGGAGTTGCTGGCGATCTGTCTGAGGAATGCCGATCGTCTGATCCGCCTCGTCAGCGATGTCCTGGACCTCTCCAGGATCGAGGCCGGAAAGCTCACGCTGAAGCTATCCGATCAGACGGTACCGCACCTTATCGAGCTCGCCTTGGCGAGCGTCAGCGAGTTGGTGAAGGAGCGACGGGCCGTCATCGATGTGAACCTGCCTCCGGACCTGCCTCCGGTTTACGCCGACCAGGATGGGATTGTGCAGATCCTGACGAATCTCTTGAGCAATGCCATCAAGTTCTCCGGACCTGCAGGGCGCGTACGCGTTGTTGCGGAGCTCAGGCGCGTCGCCTTGGATGATGAGGGCGCAGCACGCGGTCGGCGAGGCGTGGTGCAAGCGATCGCCATCAGCGTAATCGACCAGGGTCGAGGCATCGCGCAGGAGGATCTTGATACGTTATTCGTACCTTTTCACCGATTGGATCGTTCAGCCACGCGGGAGACCACTGGGACCGGCCTGGGCCTGGCCATCTGCAAGGGGATTGTCGAAGAGCACGGGGGCCGGATCTGGGCTCGCTCGGAGGGGCTCGGTCTTGGGACGACCGTCACGGTCCTTCTCCCCATGGAAGGACCGCCCAGGCGCCATCTACTCCTGGCCGATGACGACCTGTTGTTCGTCAGCCTCCTCACAGAGGTTTTCAGGTCTGCAGGCTACCTGGTCACAGCGGCTTCGGATGGAGAGGCGACCCTACAGATGATTGAACAGGCCGTACCGGATCTGTTGATCCTGGATCTGTTGCTGCCTCGAGTAGATGGGTGGGGGGTCATGAAGATTCTCCGGGCGAAGGCGACGACACGAGACCTGCCGATTCTGGCCGTGACCTCCCTGGGCGCGTCTGATGCCGAGCGGACGCTTGCCCTTGGAGCGGACGATTACCTGAGCAAACCGATCTCCGCCTCAGTCCTGATCGACACGGTCGGTCGCCTCATCGCCGGAGCTGAGCGCCGGCGGCGAGACGCCGAGGCGGAGAAGGCAGCCGAACAGTTGCTGAAGGCCCGATCCACTGCCGATGAGGAGGCTGAACGGGTTCGCCATCGCATCCTGATTGTCGAGGACAACCCGATTAATCTGGAACTGATGATGGAGCTGCTGGAGCATGGGGGGTATGAGATTTACACCTGCGGTGACGGGCAAGAGGTGATGCGGCAGGCCAAGGCGCATCGGCCGGACCTCATCTTGCTCGATATCAACCTGCCGCATATTGACGGCTTGACACTTGCTCGGATGCTTAGAGAGGACCCGGAGACCGGACTCATTACGATTGTTGCGGTCAGCGCCTACTCCGTGGCCGGGGACGAGGAGCGGATACGCCAGGCGGGATGCGATGGGTTCATTCCTAAGCCGGTCGATACCAAGGCCTTTCTTCAAACGATCTCGACGTTTCTCGATCGCGAAACAGCCCAATAAGGGCGACCAGGTGGATCACCCCTCCGATGCGACAATAATTGCCGGCTCCCCCACCTCTTAATTTGTCCCTCTACGTCTCCTGCCACTCTCTGAGCCGCTGTCTTGTATTGATCGCTCGGATGAACCCTTCCTGAAGCTTCCTTGACAGTGACAAGGGTGCTTTCTATAATCGAACGCATCTGAGCCTGTCCTGCAAACCCCTTACTGTGCTTCGACAGGCTCAGCACGAACGGGAAACCGTCAATCGTTTCAATGCCCATACCGTTCACCCTGAGCATGTCGAAGGGTAAACGGGTGTTTACAGGATCGGCTCATCTGATACCTGGAGGCTCTATGGAAGAACACAATCCGTTGGTGAGCGAGCGGATGCGGAAGCTGGCGGAGCTTGAAGCATCCGGCGTCGACCCGTATCCAGCCCGGTTCCGTGTTACCCATCTCGCGGCTGTTTTGCAGCGGGAGTATGCAGGTCTCTCTGAAGAGGGGGACGCGGGGGCTCCTCAGGTATCGATCGCCGGGCGCCTGATGTCCGTACGGGGTCATGGGAAGGCGACCTTCGCTCATCTCCAGGACGGTTCCGGGAGGATTCAGATCTACATCGTTCGGGATACCGTCGGTTCCGAGACATACGACCTCTGCAAGAAGCTGGATGTCGGCGACTACCTGGGGGTGGAGGGCCAGCTCTTTCGAACACGGACAGGGGAACTGACGGTGCGGGCCAGGACGGTTCAGCTCCTGTCGAAGTCGCTGCGCCCGCTGCCGGAAAAGTGGCATGGGCTGACCGACGTGGAGACCCGCTTTCGCCAGCGCTACCTGGATCTTCTTGTGAATCGCCAGGTGGCCGACGCCTTCAGGAAGCGCAGCCGCCTGATTGCGGAGATCCGCCGCTTCCTTGAATCGAGGGAGTTCCTGGAAGTCGAGACCCCCATGATGCAGTCGATGGCCGGCGGCGCCATGGCGCGTCCCTTTATGACACATCACAACGCCCTCGACCTCACGCTGTATCTGAGGATTGCGCCTGAGCTATACCTGAAGCGGCTGGTAGTCGGGGGGTTCGATCGGGTCTTCGAGATCAACCGAAACTTCCGCAATGAGGGTATCTCCACCCAGCACAACCCCGAGTTCACGATGTTGGAGTTTTATCAGGCGTATGCCGACTACGAGGATCTGATGGCGCTGACGGAGGAGATGCTGGCTCACCTGGCCAAGGAGATCACGGGCGATCAGCAGGTAAGCTATCAGGGGCAGCGGATTTCCTTCGCTCCACCCTGGCCGAAGCTGGCGCTGGAAGAGTCCCTCGTCAAGTTGGGCGGACTCGACGCAGAGGTCCTCAAGACAGAAGAGGGCGTGAACGCGATGGCTGGACGTCATGGCGTGAGCATTGCGCCGGGTTGGGGCAGGGGGAAGGTGATGGCCGAACTGTTCGACACGTTGGTGGAGCCGAAGCTCGTCCAACCCACGTTCATCATCGATTTTCCCACGGAGCTTTCGCCTTTGGCCAAAGCGAAACAGGGGGAGCCGACGAAGGTTCAGCGGTTTGAACTGTTCGTAGCCGGGATGGAAATCGCCAATGCCTACTCTGAGCTGAACGATCCCCGCGAGCAGCGCGCCCGCTTTCTTGATCAGTTGCGGCAGCGGGATCAAGGTGATCTGGAGGCCCATGGCCTGGATGAGGATTTTCTGCGCGCATTGGAGTACGGGATGCCGCCGACGGCCGGCGAAGGGATCGGCATCGACCGGCTGGCGATGCTCCTCACCGACTCCTCATCTATTCGCGATGTCATCCTGTTTCCCCTTCTGAAGCCCGCCCAAGGCGAACCAGGCGGTATCGATGCCGTTTGAGCTGTTCGTAGGACTTCGGTATCTAAAGGCAAGGCGAGGACAGGCGTTCATCTCCCTGATCACGCTGATCTCTATCGGCGGCGTCGCCCTCGGCGTTATGGCGCTCATTGTCGTCCTGGCGGTGATGAGCGGGTTTGAGCGTGACCTTCGGAGCAAGATCCTCGGAGCCAATGCCCACCTCTGGATCGTACGCTATGGAGATCGAGGGATCGAGGAGCCGGCTCAGACGCTCGCGCGGGTTCGTGATGTTCCGCACGTGGTGGCGGCCTCGCCCTTCACCTACCACCAGGTAATGCTGAGCACGGGTCGAGGCGCGGGAGGGGCGGTCCTCCGGGGCATCGATCTTGACTCCGCGCAGGAGGTGACGGCACTGACCAGGAGCTTCACCGAGGTCGATCCGGCGCGGCTGAAATCGCCGGCTGAGGGAAGCGGATGGCATCTGGACCCCGAGGGGATCATTATCGGGCGGGCCCTGGCAACGAATCTCGGGGTGGGCCTTGGCGGACGCGTGAATGTGATTCCTCCCTTCGGCAATGTGCTGACCCCGTTCGGGCTTGCGCCGCGCATGCGAAGTTTCACCGTGGCCGGGATCTTCGAGATGGGGATGTATGAATACGACAGCGCCCTGGCCTATATTTCCGTTGCGGCGGCCCAGCAGTTCTTCCAGATGGGACAATCGGTGACAGGGATCGAGGTGAAGGTAGACGATCTCTACAGGGCGAAGGAGGTGGGAGCGGAGATCCAGCGTCGCCTCGGGTTCCCGTACGTCGCGAGGGATTGGATGCAGTTGCACCGTAACCTCTTTGCCGCCCTGAAGCTGGAAAAGATTGCCATGTTTATCATCCTGACAATGATCGTGCTGGTGGCCGCCTTTAACATCGTCAGTACCCTGATTATGAAGGTGATGGACAAGGGGGCGGAGATCGGCATCTTGAAGTCGATCGGCGCCAGCTCCAGGAGCATCATGTTGATCTTCATGGTGGAGGGGGTGGTGATCGGGCTTGTCGGCACCCTGTTGGGGACTGCGGGGGGCGCGATTATCTGCAAGCTGCAGGAGACCTATAAAATCGTCAGGCTTCAGGGCGACGTCTATCTGCTGGATGCCGTCCCCATCCTGATGAAAGGGACCGATCTGGCGCTGATCGCCTCCTCGACGCTGGTCCTAAGCTTCCTCGCGACGCTCTACCCTTCCTGGCGAGCGGCCAGGCTAGACCCGGTCGTCGCGATCCGTTATGAGTGAGTTCATCAGGGCAGATGGCGTCTACAAGTCGTTTCAGATCGATGGCGGAACGGTCGAGGTCCTGAAGGGTGTCAACCTCAGTATTGAAAAGGGAGAATTCATCGCAATCGTGGGACCGTCAGGAGCCGGCAAGAGTACGTTTCTGCATCTGCTCGGCGCCCTGGACCGTCCGACCGCAGGTGAGATTTTCTACGAGAATGCCAGCCTTGGCCGGATGGACGATGGGCAACTGGCCGGCTTTCGCAACCGGACTGTCGGTTTTATCTTCCAGTTCCACCATCTGCTGCCGGAATTTAGCGCGTTGGAGAATGTCATGATGCCGCTGCTGGTGGCGCGCCGGAATCCGTCACAGGCGCGGGAGATTGCCGTATCCCTGCTGAGGGAGGTGGGGCTCGAGCCCAGGCTCTCGCATCGCCCTTCTGAACTTTCCGGCGGGGAGCAGCAGCGAGTCGCTATCGCCAGAGCCCTGGGCGCCTCGCCCAAGGTCATTCTCGCAGACGAACCGACCGGAAATCTTGATACCAAGACAGGCGATGCGACCTTTGAATTGCTCCATCGGCTGAATCGAGAACGCGGCCTCACCTTTGTCATGGTGACACACAATGAGAAGTTGGCCCATCGGTCGGATCGGATCATCACAATATTAGATGGTCGAATTGTAGAGA harbors:
- the lysS gene encoding lysine--tRNA ligase, with amino-acid sequence MEEHNPLVSERMRKLAELEASGVDPYPARFRVTHLAAVLQREYAGLSEEGDAGAPQVSIAGRLMSVRGHGKATFAHLQDGSGRIQIYIVRDTVGSETYDLCKKLDVGDYLGVEGQLFRTRTGELTVRARTVQLLSKSLRPLPEKWHGLTDVETRFRQRYLDLLVNRQVADAFRKRSRLIAEIRRFLESREFLEVETPMMQSMAGGAMARPFMTHHNALDLTLYLRIAPELYLKRLVVGGFDRVFEINRNFRNEGISTQHNPEFTMLEFYQAYADYEDLMALTEEMLAHLAKEITGDQQVSYQGQRISFAPPWPKLALEESLVKLGGLDAEVLKTEEGVNAMAGRHGVSIAPGWGRGKVMAELFDTLVEPKLVQPTFIIDFPTELSPLAKAKQGEPTKVQRFELFVAGMEIANAYSELNDPREQRARFLDQLRQRDQGDLEAHGLDEDFLRALEYGMPPTAGEGIGIDRLAMLLTDSSSIRDVILFPLLKPAQGEPGGIDAV
- a CDS encoding ABC transporter ATP-binding protein, coding for MSEFIRADGVYKSFQIDGGTVEVLKGVNLSIEKGEFIAIVGPSGAGKSTFLHLLGALDRPTAGEIFYENASLGRMDDGQLAGFRNRTVGFIFQFHHLLPEFSALENVMMPLLVARRNPSQAREIAVSLLREVGLEPRLSHRPSELSGGEQQRVAIARALGASPKVILADEPTGNLDTKTGDATFELLHRLNRERGLTFVMVTHNEKLAHRSDRIITILDGRIVEKA
- a CDS encoding lipoprotein-releasing ABC transporter permease subunit: MPFELFVGLRYLKARRGQAFISLITLISIGGVALGVMALIVVLAVMSGFERDLRSKILGANAHLWIVRYGDRGIEEPAQTLARVRDVPHVVAASPFTYHQVMLSTGRGAGGAVLRGIDLDSAQEVTALTRSFTEVDPARLKSPAEGSGWHLDPEGIIIGRALATNLGVGLGGRVNVIPPFGNVLTPFGLAPRMRSFTVAGIFEMGMYEYDSALAYISVAAAQQFFQMGQSVTGIEVKVDDLYRAKEVGAEIQRRLGFPYVARDWMQLHRNLFAALKLEKIAMFIILTMIVLVAAFNIVSTLIMKVMDKGAEIGILKSIGASSRSIMLIFMVEGVVIGLVGTLLGTAGGAIICKLQETYKIVRLQGDVYLLDAVPILMKGTDLALIASSTLVLSFLATLYPSWRAARLDPVVAIRYE
- a CDS encoding response regulator; this encodes MRESDDLHPVQHEAGWTANRQWTEERDRLHAVLEATSDGIALFDYEGRLLLANLVFRKFFGVIPEGLAHEDPAATLVFLKSRVKNPAEFERSFRGLLLHPETTERDTIELKLPYPRVLLRIRTPVRDEARAVIGHVHTLRDVTVEREIAQMKSEFVSTVSHELRTPLTSIKGSLQLIMGNPQELLPFQQELLAICLRNADRLIRLVSDVLDLSRIEAGKLTLKLSDQTVPHLIELALASVSELVKERRAVIDVNLPPDLPPVYADQDGIVQILTNLLSNAIKFSGPAGRVRVVAELRRVALDDEGAARGRRGVVQAIAISVIDQGRGIAQEDLDTLFVPFHRLDRSATRETTGTGLGLAICKGIVEEHGGRIWARSEGLGLGTTVTVLLPMEGPPRRHLLLADDDLLFVSLLTEVFRSAGYLVTAASDGEATLQMIEQAVPDLLILDLLLPRVDGWGVMKILRAKATTRDLPILAVTSLGASDAERTLALGADDYLSKPISASVLIDTVGRLIAGAERRRRDAEAEKAAEQLLKARSTADEEAERVRHRILIVEDNPINLELMMELLEHGGYEIYTCGDGQEVMRQAKAHRPDLILLDINLPHIDGLTLARMLREDPETGLITIVAVSAYSVAGDEERIRQAGCDGFIPKPVDTKAFLQTISTFLDRETAQ